A DNA window from Pseudomonas sp. B21-056 contains the following coding sequences:
- a CDS encoding RluA family pseudouridine synthase, with amino-acid sequence MPLSNIRIIHQDAAVLVVDKPTLLLSVPGRADDNKDCLITRLQENGYPEARIVHRLDWETSGIILLARDPDTHRELSRQFHDRETEKAYTALCWGQPELDSGSIDLPLRYDPPTKPRHVVDHEHGKHALTFWRVLERCGDWCRVELTPITGRSHQLRVHMLSIGHPLLGDGLYAHPQALAAWPRLCLHASMLSFTHPQSGERLRFECPAPF; translated from the coding sequence ATGCCCCTTTCCAACATCCGCATCATTCATCAGGACGCCGCCGTCCTGGTGGTCGACAAGCCGACCCTGCTGCTGTCGGTGCCCGGCCGGGCCGACGACAACAAGGACTGCCTGATCACCCGCTTGCAGGAAAACGGCTATCCGGAAGCGCGAATCGTGCACCGACTGGACTGGGAAACCTCTGGCATCATCCTGCTGGCCCGGGATCCGGACACCCATCGTGAACTGTCCCGACAGTTTCATGACCGGGAAACCGAAAAGGCCTACACAGCGTTGTGCTGGGGCCAACCGGAGCTGGACAGCGGCAGCATCGATTTGCCTTTGCGCTACGACCCGCCGACCAAGCCTCGTCACGTGGTCGACCATGAGCACGGCAAGCACGCCCTGACCTTCTGGCGCGTGCTGGAACGTTGCGGCGACTGGTGTCGGGTCGAACTGACTCCCATCACCGGGCGCTCGCACCAGTTGCGCGTGCACATGCTGTCCATCGGTCACCCGCTGCTGGGCGACGGGCTCTACGCCCACCCGCAAGCCCTCGCCGCCTGGCCCCGCCTGTGCCTGCATGCCAGCATGCTCAGCTTCACCCACCCGCAAAGTGGCGAGCGTTTGCGCTTCGAGTGTCCGGCGCCGTTCTGA
- a CDS encoding M18 family aminopeptidase, which translates to MRAELNQGLIDFLKASPTPFHATASLAQRLEAAGYQRLDERETWATEANGRYYVTRNDSSIIAFKLGRNSPLHDGIRLVGAHTDSPCLRVKPQPELQRHGFWQLGVEVYGGALLAPWFDRDLSLAGRVTFRRDGKVESQLIDFKAPIATIPNLAIHLNREANQGWAINPQNELPPILAQFAGDERVDFRAVLTDQLAREHGLNADVVLDYELSFYDTQSAAIIGLHGDFIAGARLDNLLSCYAGLQALLNADSEETCVLVCNDHEEVGSCSACGADGPMLEQTLRRLLPEGEEFVRTIQKSLLVSADNAHGVHPNYADKHDANHGPKLNAGPVIKVNTNQRYATNSETAGFFRHLCMAEEVPVQSFVVRSDMGCGSTIGPITASQLGVRTVDIGLPTFAMHSIRELCGSHDLAHLVKVLSAFYACRELP; encoded by the coding sequence ATGCGCGCAGAGTTGAACCAGGGCCTGATCGACTTCCTCAAGGCCTCCCCCACCCCGTTCCATGCCACCGCCAGCCTTGCCCAACGCCTGGAGGCGGCGGGTTATCAGCGCCTCGACGAACGCGAAACCTGGGCCACCGAGGCCAACGGTCGCTATTACGTCACGCGTAACGACTCTTCGATCATTGCTTTCAAGCTGGGCCGCAACTCGCCGCTGCACGACGGCATCCGCCTGGTCGGCGCCCATACCGACAGCCCTTGCCTGCGGGTCAAGCCCCAGCCTGAGCTGCAACGTCACGGGTTCTGGCAACTGGGGGTGGAAGTGTACGGCGGCGCGCTGCTGGCCCCTTGGTTCGACCGCGACCTGTCCCTGGCCGGCCGCGTCACCTTCCGCCGTGATGGCAAGGTCGAAAGCCAACTGATCGATTTCAAGGCGCCCATCGCCACGATCCCGAACCTGGCTATCCACCTCAATCGCGAAGCCAACCAGGGTTGGGCCATCAACCCGCAGAACGAACTGCCGCCGATCCTCGCCCAGTTCGCCGGCGACGAGCGCGTCGACTTCCGCGCCGTACTCACCGACCAGTTGGCCCGCGAACACGGCCTGAACGCCGATGTGGTGCTCGATTACGAGTTGAGTTTCTACGACACCCAAAGCGCCGCGATCATCGGTTTGCATGGCGATTTCATTGCCGGCGCGCGCCTGGACAACCTGCTGTCGTGCTATGCCGGCCTGCAAGCCTTGCTCAACGCCGACTCGGAAGAAACCTGTGTGCTGGTGTGCAACGATCACGAGGAAGTCGGCTCCTGCTCGGCCTGTGGCGCCGACGGCCCGATGCTGGAACAGACCCTGCGTCGCCTGCTGCCCGAAGGGGAAGAGTTCGTACGCACCATTCAGAAATCCCTGCTGGTTTCTGCGGACAACGCCCACGGCGTACACCCCAACTACGCCGACAAACATGACGCCAACCACGGCCCCAAACTCAACGCCGGGCCGGTCATCAAGGTCAACACCAACCAACGCTACGCCACCAACAGCGAAACCGCCGGGTTCTTCCGCCACCTGTGCATGGCCGAAGAAGTGCCGGTGCAGAGCTTCGTGGTGCGCAGCGACATGGGCTGCGGCTCGACCATCGGCCCGATCACTGCCAGCCAGTTGGGCGTACGCACCGTGGACATCGGCCTGCCGACGTTCGCCATGCATTCGATCCGCGAACTGTGCGGCAGCCATGACCTGGCGCATCTGGTGAAGGTGCTGAGTGCGTTCTATGCATGCAGGGAGTTGCCGTAA
- a CDS encoding UTRA domain-containing protein, which yields MRIETTKAVTTIGQVLQEQLDHGLLAPGSKLPAERKLSELFGTTRITVREALLQLEAQGQIYREERRGWFVSPPRLAYNLMQRSHFHAMVTAQGRVPSTQVISARLQPASAAVCAWLQLPALSSVIQICRARRIDERLVLYVEHYLNPQYFPDILEFDLNQSMTELYARHYDLHYGRVKFEIVPTSLQPEAAAALKVSVGSPGLRIARVNYDQHQRLIDCDLEFWRHDAIHVGVDVLEAESE from the coding sequence ATGCGCATTGAGACAACCAAAGCGGTGACAACTATCGGGCAGGTCCTGCAAGAGCAGCTTGACCACGGGTTGCTGGCTCCCGGCAGCAAGTTGCCGGCCGAGCGCAAGCTCAGTGAGTTGTTCGGGACCACGCGCATTACCGTGCGCGAGGCGTTGTTGCAGCTCGAAGCCCAGGGGCAGATCTATCGCGAGGAGCGCCGGGGTTGGTTCGTCTCGCCGCCACGCCTGGCCTATAACCTGATGCAGCGCAGCCATTTCCACGCCATGGTGACGGCTCAGGGGCGGGTACCTTCTACCCAGGTGATCTCGGCCCGTCTGCAACCGGCGTCGGCGGCGGTGTGTGCCTGGCTGCAATTGCCGGCCTTGTCGAGTGTGATCCAGATCTGTCGCGCGCGGCGTATCGATGAGCGGCTGGTGCTGTATGTTGAGCATTACCTCAACCCGCAGTACTTTCCCGACATTCTCGAGTTCGACCTCAACCAGTCCATGACCGAGTTGTACGCCCGTCATTACGACCTGCACTACGGCCGGGTGAAATTCGAAATCGTGCCCACGTCTTTACAGCCGGAAGCCGCGGCGGCGCTGAAGGTTTCGGTGGGTAGCCCGGGGTTGCGGATTGCGCGGGTCAATTATGACCAGCATCAACGGCTGATCGACTGCGACCTGGAGTTCTGGCGACACGATGCGATTCATGTCGGGGTGGATGTGCTGGAGGCGGAATCAGAGTGA